The genomic region AAGCTCCATGGGCATGGTCACTTTAAACTCCAAAAGACCTATGAAAACAACTATTTCATCTTAACAAATACTACTCTGGATCGAGAAAAGCGATCTGAATACAGCTTGACTGTCATAGCAGAAGACAGGGGGACCCCAAGTCTCTCCACAGTGAAACACTTTACTGTCCAGATCATTGATGAAAATGACAACCCACCTCAGTTCCAGACCAATAGATATGAAATTGTAATTCTGGAAAACAACTCTCCAGGTGCATATATCACCTCTGTTACAGCCACAGATCCAGATCTAGGAGATAATGGGCAGGTGACATACACTATCTTGGAGAGCTTTATTTTGGGAAGCTCCATAACTACCTATGTGACCATTGATCCTTCCAATGGAGCCATCTATGCACTTAGAACTTTTGATCATGAAGAAGTAAACCAAATTGCCTTTGTGGTTCAGGCTAGAGATGGAGGGAGTCAGCAACTTGCCAGCAATACAACAGTTGTGCTCACTATCATTGATGAAAATGACAATGCCCCTTGGATTATAGAGCCAGTACTGCACAACAATACAGCAAAGATTTCAatccccaaagaagctgaaatcAACTACCCTGTCACTAGGATAAGAGCCATAGACAAAGACTCAGGGATGAACTCAGAACTCAGCTGTTCATTAGCAAGTAGTAGTGAGGACCACCTCTTCATAATGGACCCACAGACATGTGACATCTATCTCAATGCTAGCATTGAATCTGCCAAATCAACAGAATGGGAACTTTCAGTGGTGGTTCAGGACAAAGGAAGTCCTCAGCTCAGTACCAAAGCACTTCTGAAATGCAGTGTTGTTAAATATGTTTATCTGCCTTCAGCTACAGAAGCTACGTACATTAGCCAACCTTCTCTAGATGTTTCCATGATCACAATTATATCCTTAGGGGCAATATGTGCTGTTTTGCTAGTTATCATGGTTGTCTTTGCTACAAGGTGCAATCGTGAGAAAAAGGACACCAGATCCTATAATTGTCGTGTAGCAGAGTCCACATACCAGCATCATCCCAAAAGGCCATCAAGACAGATCCACAAAGGGGACATTACACTAGTGCCTACTGTTAATGGTACTTTGCCAATCAGGTCACACCATAAAGCTTCACCTTCATCATCTCCAACACTAGAAAGAGGGCAGATGAGCAGTCGCCAAAGCCACCACAGTCACCAGTCTCTAAACAGTCTGGTGACCATCTCATCAAATCACGTACCTGAGAATTTCTCCCTTGAGCTCACTCATGCTACACCTGCTGTTGAGGTAAGCTCACTTACTGTGCTACATGGACTAGTACTCACTCACAAATGCAAGCAGGCACCCCATGGCCATTTCACAGATTCATTATTTCAGAATGCAGTTGCAACCAGTGTGCCAACTGTGATGTATGATAATTGCACACACTTGTATTCTCAATCTCTCTCTGTATGGACTGGGAAGCCACGAttggcagcagcttcccagtAACAGTACATCTTTGCACACAGTGCATGATTTTGAAACTGATTGTTACACTGTATTTGTTTCTGTGTTGGAAATATGTAATGTGTAAAATGGCCCTGTGTGTGTTtgagtttgtttctctctctctgtgtgtgacttTTATGTGAATTGTGAAAGGCTACACAGCCCCTTGCTACACTGCCATgccaattaaacattaaaaaagagtTACTCTTAATGGCATTATTACTGCTGTTAATCAAGGTTTCAAGCTTTATTTGGAACATTTCCCGCAAATGCTTCTAATAAAGTATGCTAAACTTGCATGTTCTTTGCCTCTCTATTCGAACACATTCCATAGTGTATTTACATATACAAATGATACAAAACAATGAGGGCATATATTACCAATGGTGCCGAAATTCTAACTGCAGCTGCTTTAACAGCTTGTGTCAACTGTGCATGCAAATCTGTTAATGAATATGTTTTAAGGCCCTGAGCCATAGCTCAAAACACTTGAATGTAAGCTGATTTTCTAGGCCCACTAACTTCAATGGAGCTAAATCCATTCACATCCAAATACTTTAGCTTGACTAGACTGAAGATCAGGTCTTTAATTATTTGGCATCCTCAGGCTAATAAAAGCAGGACTAAATTGTATTGGTAAAGTGTCATTAGATATTACCAGTTGTCTTCTACTTTGGCTGTATTGTCTTATGTCTTCGCAACATGAAGAGGTTCTAAATGATTATTTTTAAACAGCTGAAGTTTTAATAAtagtggtagtaataataataatttttttaacacATGTTTTCTCTTAGGGAGATATTTGGGCATTATTTTTCAGGAATCagtcttttgtgtttttctttacaGGTCTCTCAACTTCTCTCAATGCTTCATCAAGGCCAGTATCAGCCAAGGCCAAGTTTTAGAGGAAACAAATATTCCAGGAGCTACAGGTGAGGGTTTTACTCAGATCAATGTTGAAAGCAGTTTTACCTGAGGAGAGTGCCCAGCACATAAGCCAATAGAGCATAACTCAATCCACATGTCACTTCTGTTTTATCACAGGTACGCCCTTCAAGATATGGATAAGTTCAGCTTGAAAGACAGCGGCCGTGGTGACAGTGAAGCAGGAGACAGCGATTATGATTTGGGGAGAGATTCTCCAATTGACAGACTTCTTGGAGAAGGATTCAGTGACCTTTTCCTTACAGATGGGAGAATTCCTGCAGGTAAGAATGCAATGAAAGTTGAACAGTTTATTTACAGTGCTCCCTGCCAGTCACACTGAGACAACTTCACAATGATGAAAAACAATCTCTTTAACTTTCATGCTTTGAAAAAAACCTGTTTCCTTCTTCACATAGCAGCACCTATAGCCCAATTTATGCTCAAGTGCAGCATGGCACCTCGTATACCCAAAGTGCTGCACACTTGTCCAAGTTCAATGGCCACAAACACCACAACTGGTATCACTTGCAGTCCGATGAGTTGGCTCAAAGTGGGTTGCTCTTGCCCTTTATAATGGGTGGAGCCAATTTCATggttgcattaaaaaacaaaatgaatgacAATTTGATATCTAGTTTTGAGGATGGCGATATTCAATGCATGGGTGCTACAGATTTTGTGTTCAAAATGCCTTTAGAGAAATATATTCAAAAGGAAAGGCTATATGAGATCCAGTTCTCTGAAAAAAGTAGGAAAGCACATATGTATGCAGTTACCACAGTTGTTAGAATGGCGATTGGTTTCCAGCCTGCCATTTGTAAACTCACACTGGGTGTCTGTTACTGAATTTTTATTGTTATGTGCCATAGTGGATGGCATAGTGGGGTGGCATAGTCCACTTGACCTCTGGTCAATTACATCAAAGTCAGCATGATGCAAACACACCAATGGAGACAAACTGGTACTCTCACAACTggcatttgcaccacaccaacctcaTCACTGACTTACCCCTCTACTTCCCATTAAGTAGCAGCTGCCCTGCCCTACCATGCCATCCACAACTGGCTATGTGCAGTGATCTAAAATCCTTAAACCTTACTAGGGGCCCCTTCTATCCTTGTACTCTCAACATTAACTCCAAATAGTCTACCATGTTGCAACCTAATGAACAGTTTCtcttatagcagggatggggaatccgtagccttccagatgtttgactGCAACCACCATCATTCCTGATGATTGGCCACActagctaaggctgatgggagttgtagtcttataGGGAAATTCTATGCATGAGTCTTCTTTCTTATTTGGctatcactcatagccaagtgagattgtcttccatgaatatggttttaacagtgtgtccataagtggaggccaattctggatccacacatccttccagagtgggcacataggtttctgggcgggagttgatcacagtgaggatttgccaaatgtgccttcctcttagctcatttctccattttgtcctgagttcctgcttcttcaaagtccataatGCCTTTGGTAGAGGTATGCATGTATACATAGAAGCAGGTCCCATTGCTTCTTAGGCTGCGTTCATATGGGAGAAACAATAGTTCTATGTATTTTCAGTTTGAAAAAGGGATCAGGTATGGGGGAAGACCGCTGCCTGATACCCTGGGGAGCTATTCCTGGTCAGTGTAGAGAGTACTGTGCTAGATGAATGGGTAGTTCATAAGAAGTTGTCTCCTAACAGATCAACCTATCTCCATGGGCCAATACATCTTTACCCTTCTAAATACAATGTCACAGAACAACGTTTCTTGAGCTGTTTGATTCTGTAGTGGTAAATGAGAGCCAACATATACTCATTATTCATTGGGTTATTCAGATATTAAACAATGGAAAGTATTAATTGACAGAAATAATTTtctaaacattaaacatttgctATTAGGTAATTCTAAAACAACTAACACAAATTTAGGCCATCAGACTCATAGGAGTTTCCCAACCTTCTATAGATATGTGCATTATGCTGCTATAacagcagattattattttttgcagatGAATGTCCACCAATTATGAATGCACCAAACGTTAGGTGATATCCAACTATAGTCATGCTAAGAGAATGCCCATTTAAATTAAGGAGTTTAAGTTAGTCCTTCGATGACTGTTAGGATAGCCATGTATATAATTATTGATACTATGTAGAGGCAGGAGGAGTTGTACAATTTGTATTGGGCTTTCTGCCAAACAAAATGTCCACAAACATACCTCAGAGCAAAAGTATTTCCCGGTAACTACAAGAATGCCaaaatctttttgttgttgttgtcctgcaATACAAACTAATGTAAATGAGAACGACTTTCAACAATTGGATGGAATCTGTGTAATCTTAGGCTGTAAACCTTTACTCAGTTACCAAACCTGTCTATGTTTTGAGCATTTCAGTTCTCTAAACATACAGGATTTTTGCAGCTTACCAATACACCAATAGTAACTTGACCATAGCCATCTCAACTTCTTCCAAGAACTGATATAAGGAAGCACAAAGCTAGATgattataaatatatttaagtGCAAAGAATACAATTGCAAGTGTAAAATTTAATCACATACATGGAACATGGGATGGGTTTGAAGGTATATAGGCTACATTTATTTAGCCATCTTTATTAAGTTGATTAAAATGGGAAGAAACTTAAGTCAGTCTGTGAAATTCACTGTCACTAAAATATAGTGACTCAGAAAGTTGATGTTACAACGCTCATTCACATATTAATCATTTTGTCAAGTCTTCTAATTCTGctttctcctcccctttttttttgcaaatccaTATGCTGTTTCATAGCATAAcatccaaagcaatttacaacaaaAATGGGGTGGGAATCTACAGGGTAAAATATCCTCCAGTGTTTGGAGGAATTGGACCAGGCAATGGGGGCACAATGGAGGACAGAGGGCCAGTAGCATATCCCCATTACAATCACTTACATGAGGCTTTAAATACCTGGACGGTTATGTTAAAGGGTTGTGGAAGAGGATTGAACACACATTCACTGATGGGGCAATCCTGTACATGCTTACTCTAGATGTAAGCCCTCCTTAGTTTAATAGGAATTCTTTCCATATAAGTGTTTCTAGGAGGAATGGAGAACTTCTGGTCATTCAGTTCTTGCTCATCTCTGGCCatgcaggttcctcatccctaaagtcatAGCCTAAATGTCTTCTGTTCAAACCACTACCACTACACTATGGATAAGCATGTCCCAGAAAGTTTCAAAGTTAAAAGTGACACTGTGACTAGTGcctggaaacttaataaatattaactTCTTGTTTTCATTTTACTGACAGCAATGAGACTATGCACAGAGGAATGCAGAGTCCTGGGACATTCTGACCAGTGCTGGATGCCACCTCTGCCTTCTCCATCTTCTGATTACAGAAGTAATATGTTTATTCCTGGGGAGGAATTTCAGCCACAGCAAACTCAACCACCACAACAGCAGGTACTGGAAGAGGATCCTCAAGCCGTTGAGACGACTGAAAAGAAAAAGAGCTTTTCAACTTTTGGCAAAGAAAGTCAGAGCGAGGACGAAGCAGGTGACATGTGCACCTCATCCTTGCTGTCAGAAATGAACAGTGTTTTCCAGCGCCTTTTGCCTCCTTCATTAGATGCCTACACGGAATGCAATGAAATGGATCCCTCCAGCTCACTAGAGCGCAGGAAAGGACATTTGCCTGCCAAGACTGTAAGCTATCCACAAGGGGTGGCAGCTTGGGCAGCCAGCACACACTTCCAAAACCCTGCAAACAACACTGGGCTTCCTTTGGGGACTCACTCTGGGGCCCAGCCATCTTCTAAATGGCTGCCAGCCATGGAGGAAATCCCAGAGAATTATGAAGAAGATGACTTTGACAATGTGCTTAACCACCTCAGTGACGGTAAACACGAACTAATGGATGCTAGCGAGCTGGTGGCAGAAATTAACAAGCTGCTACAAGATGTCCGACAGAACTAGAGAGTTTTGTTTCATAGCATATTAATTTTCCATATTTATGGAAAACAGAGACGGGAACCCAGAATGAAAAGAACTGGCATTGCCAATTAGTTACATTTATCATAAATGTGTCTGTGTATgttgaatattaaaatactgtattttcatATGTACACAATGCAAGTGTGATTATCtttaactgtattttaaaaatacatttgtaccTTATATTTATGtgtaatttaacaaataaattttatttttgtactCCCATGGCAAGCATGTTTTCCTACATATATGCACCTGGCACTGTTTGTGTCTGACATTCATTATTCTAACCACAAGAGTGTATAAAAACTAAGGGATGCCATTTTCCATGGGTttcgcccccacccccacccccacaatcaACTGTTATGGTACAAAAATCAAATCAAGTGAAACCTTATCCAAATGTTAGTTTCAATAACTGATCTAACATCTTGTTACAATGTTTCATTCTTATAATAAAGAGTTATCAACTCCCTTGAAGGCTAGAAGTTCTTTTATTTTCAGGCTGGGACAAATCCATTCTCCCACAAAGTTAAGGGGTGGGGGTGATACAAAGAGCAGCCTTGAACCCCAAGAACACATtgcatatatatattcatattcatGTGGAGCACAACTTTCAAAATATCTCTTGAAGACCCTTTGCAGAGGATTCAGATTGTAATAGGTCAGCTGAACTCTGTTGGAAAATTGTAGAAATACCTTTTCATGTATTGAGCCTATTTCTCCTTTTCACACAACCCATGTCATGtcacccatttttaaaataaaagccatgTTATTGTTTGCTCAGTCTTTTAAAGATATGCTGTACATTACAGGTGATGATGTTTTATAGATGCAAATAACACTGAGGCAGAAATGGGAGCCTAGGACA from Podarcis raffonei isolate rPodRaf1 chromosome 9, rPodRaf1.pri, whole genome shotgun sequence harbors:
- the PCDH18 gene encoding protocadherin-18; amino-acid sequence: MRRHRAEVERSALRTCGEGRAFAMPRLSAGKTHLAALLALATVAACWGGAAGKTLKYRIYEEQRVGSVIARLSEDVADVLYRLPNPSSVRFRAMQRGNSPLLKVREDNGEISIGAKIDREQLCQKNLNCSIEFDVITLPTEHLQLFHIEVEVLDINDNSPQFSRALIPLEISESAAVGTRIPLDSAFDPDVGDNSLYTYSLSANDFFTIEVRTRTDGAKYAELIVVSELDRELKSSYELQLTASDNGVPQRSGSSILKISISDSNDNSPVFEQQTYIIQLLENSRVGTLLIDLNATDPDEGANGKVVYSFSSHVSSKIIETFKMDSERGQLTLLKPVDYETTKSYEIDAQAQDLGPNSIPAHCKIIIKVVDVNDNKPDINLNLMSPGKEEIAYISEKASVETFVALVRVQDKDSGLNGEVVCKLHGHGHFKLQKTYENNYFILTNTTLDREKRSEYSLTVIAEDRGTPSLSTVKHFTVQIIDENDNPPQFQTNRYEIVILENNSPGAYITSVTATDPDLGDNGQVTYTILESFILGSSITTYVTIDPSNGAIYALRTFDHEEVNQIAFVVQARDGGSQQLASNTTVVLTIIDENDNAPWIIEPVLHNNTAKISIPKEAEINYPVTRIRAIDKDSGMNSELSCSLASSSEDHLFIMDPQTCDIYLNASIESAKSTEWELSVVVQDKGSPQLSTKALLKCSVVKYVYLPSATEATYISQPSLDVSMITIISLGAICAVLLVIMVVFATRCNREKKDTRSYNCRVAESTYQHHPKRPSRQIHKGDITLVPTVNGTLPIRSHHKASPSSSPTLERGQMSSRQSHHSHQSLNSLVTISSNHVPENFSLELTHATPAVEVSQLLSMLHQGQYQPRPSFRGNKYSRSYRYALQDMDKFSLKDSGRGDSEAGDSDYDLGRDSPIDRLLGEGFSDLFLTDGRIPAAMRLCTEECRVLGHSDQCWMPPLPSPSSDYRSNMFIPGEEFQPQQTQPPQQQVLEEDPQAVETTEKKKSFSTFGKESQSEDEAGDMCTSSLLSEMNSVFQRLLPPSLDAYTECNEMDPSSSLERRKGHLPAKTVSYPQGVAAWAASTHFQNPANNTGLPLGTHSGAQPSSKWLPAMEEIPENYEEDDFDNVLNHLSDGKHELMDASELVAEINKLLQDVRQN